Proteins encoded by one window of Rhodamnia argentea isolate NSW1041297 chromosome 6, ASM2092103v1, whole genome shotgun sequence:
- the LOC125315414 gene encoding probable disease resistance protein At4g19520 yields MRGKVPDDFEKLVSLKTLNLGYNNFTSLPASLKGLSVLKILLLPHCKELKSLPPLPSSLEFVDIAGCVVIETVPDLSELENLQELNMANCEKVVDVPGLQCLKSLRRLYLTGCRACSSVVKTRISKVSLRNLRVLSMPGSEIPDWLNEEEVTYTARKNCVLKAVLIGVVVSITSDFPESLRDHIPTLMDIQAKILKMNSPIFSTTLPLMGVPKLDEDQVHLCRFLDFNPLVFQLKEGYKVQVAKRNPPYIPGMQLKKCGVRLIFERDDEIDGDEQQLDDGYQSLSEKLARFLYHLQ; encoded by the exons ATGCGTGGAAAAGTTCCTGATGATTTTGAGAAGTTGGTATCGCTAAAAACTCTAAATCTAGGATACAATAACTTCACGAGCCTTCCCGCGAGCCTGAAGGGACTTTCCGTCCTTAAGATTCTCCTGCTACCACACTGCAAGGAGCTCAAGTCTCTTCCGCCTCTTCCATCGAGCTTGGAATTTGTTGATATCGCAGGCTGCGTGGTGATAGAGACGGTCCCTGACCTGTCTGAATTGGAGAACTTGCAGGAGCTGAACATGGCGAATTGTGAGAAAGTGGTGGATGTTCCAGGACTTCAGTGCTTGAAATCCTTGAGAAGGCTATACCTGACAGGATGCCGCGCTTGTTCCTCGGTAGTTAAGACGAGAATTTCTAag GTTTCTTTGAGGAATTTACGTGTTCTCAGTATGCCAGGGAGTGAAATTCCAGATTGGCTAAACGAAGAGGAAGTGACCTACACGGCGCGCAAAAACTGCGTGCTCAAGGCTGTTCTCATAGGCGTTGTCGTTTCCATCACCAGTGACTTCCCAGAATCTTTGAGAGACCATATTCCCACCCTTATGGATATCCAAGCAAAGATACTCAAGATGAACAGTCCTATCTTCAGCACCACATTGCCATTGATGGGAGTACCGAAATTAGATGAAGATCAGGTTCATTTGTGCCGGTTCTTGGACTTTAACCCGTTGGTTTTCCAGTTGAAAGAAGGGTACAAAGTTCAGGTGGCAAAGCGGAACCCACCATACATTCCCGGAATGCAGCTGAAGAAATGCGGGGTACGTCTGATTTTCGAGAGAGACGATGAAATTGATGGAGATGAGCAGCAACTAGATGATGGCTACCAGTCTTTATCTGAAAAGCTTGCCCGGTTTTTATACCATTTGCAGTAG